One window of the Vigna radiata var. radiata cultivar VC1973A chromosome 1, Vradiata_ver6, whole genome shotgun sequence genome contains the following:
- the LOC106766467 gene encoding uncharacterized protein LOC106766467 isoform X2: protein MNSPLVIIMFVFARCPRPCHKTLFYRFVEAVEADKALEEVFISGDQMCGSSSSCKCTGWGFEQSSGGGSKLGAKPSCYCGTKVVFRWPKPLRTRANDFGVALTSRVGVERWVDATSFSGAMKKSLMNKI, encoded by the exons atgaactctcctCTTGTCATTATCATGTTTGTCTTTGCAAGATGCCCAAGACCTTGTCACAAAACACTCTTCTACAG ATTTGTGGAAGCAGTGGAAGCAGATAAAGCTTTGGAAGAAGTGTTCATTTCAGGTGACCAAATGtgtggatcttcttcttcttgcaaaTGCACGGGTTGGGGCTTTGAACAGAGTTCTGGTGGTGGGAGCAAGTTGGGAGCAAAACCCAGTTGCTATTGTGGTACGAAAGTAGTGTTTCGCTGGCCAAAACCGCTAAGAACAAGGGCAAACGATTTTGGGGTTGCCCTCACTTCAAG GGTGGGAGTGGAGAGATGGGTGGATGCAACTTCTTTCAGTGGTGCAATGAAGAAGTCATTGATGAACAAAATTTGA